From Leptospira kirschneri serovar Cynopteri str. 3522 CT:
ATATGCAAGGGAGTTTGTCCGTTGTCATCTTTAGAGTTTAAATTTGCACCGTGATGTACTAGGAATTTTACTACATCCAAATTCCATCCAATCGCGGCTTTGTGTAAAGGGGTTTGATCGTTTTCATCTTTGGCGTTTATATCCGCCCCGTGTTCCACAAAAGACTGAACCAGTTTTAAATTCCCATATCCCGCTGCTATATGTAGAGGAGTCTCTCCTTCGGAAGAGGAAATATCAAGATCCGCTTTCCCCTTTTCTACGAGTAGTCGAGTGATTTCGAATTTTTGAGTCTTATCCGTTTTGATTTCCTGATTTATGGCAAAGATTAACAGAGAGTGATTGTCAAACTCTGTGTTTGGGTCCGCACCTTTTTCTAACAGTAGATTTACGATTTCCACGTTTCCTTCTTGGACTGCGTAACCCAAGGGCGTTTTGTCATAGTATGGAAGATTTATATCCGCCCCCAAATCGATCAGTTTACGAACTCCGGCTATGTCGTTTTTTTTGATCTTTACGATCAATCGACCCGATCTCCAAGTACTCGGTAGTTTCCAGTAATAGTTTGCGGTCAACGGAATGGTAATCGGGAGTAAGACCGTATCCGCTACGATACAAAGTGGAAGATCAATGATTATAAATATAAGAGCTATTTCATTGGTAAAAGGAGCATCGAGCCAAAGTTGTACTCCTCCATAAATTAATTTCGGAAATTTTCGAGCGTCTCGGTTCGATGGAGAATCTAGATTGCTATTCATCGCTTTCGATACGAGTGTCTTATACGAAGTTTCGTATAACGAAGCGAATGAGAAGCAGTTCCAGGAACCCGTTATAGCTAAGATGAACATCGATCGTAAAAAGACTTTTAACATAGATTGATTATTCATTTCTGAGCGGGTTTTGTTTGAAGCAGTGTCTTACGTTCTTCGATGGAAAGATCGATGAGATTTTTCATCCTTTCCTGAAATTTTGAGAAATTACGGTCTGCTTTTTCAAACTCTTTATAAAAAAAATCTGAACCGGAATGATAACGAAGATAACCTACAAAATCTTCGTTGTTCCAATTTTTAGAGGCTAATTTTTCTATACGAATCGTTTTGAATTCTTCTTTGGAAACAAGTAGAGAGTTTTTGAATTCCTCCAGGATTCTTTTTTTACCTTCAAATTTTTTTTCGTCGTTTAGATTCGAATCGTATAACGTGCGTAATTTGTTTGCCGTGGAAACCAAAAGTTTTTTTAATTTTTGAGATTCTTCTTTTTTTAAAAGGATTTCTTTTTTGATCGGACTATCTTTACCTTCTACAGATTCCAAAAAATGAAAGGTTCCTTCTTCTTCTACAAAACTCGCATAACTCTCGTTAAAGATAGAATCTCCCGGAAAATAAACGGTGGCGTGCGCCATTTCGTGAAATACAAGTGAGGCGACTTCATAAGGTTTTGTGTCCTCAAGCTGAGAAGAAAAAATAGGATCTTCAAACCAGCCCAAAGTGGAATACCCCGCCGTGATTCGGATTCTAGTATCCAATCCTTTTTTTTGTAGTTCTTTTTCTTCTTCCTTTGTTTTGTCCAAATCAAAGTAACCTTTATAAGGAACGGTTCCGGCAATCGGAAACCACCAAGTATAAGATTCCAATTTAAGAGGATAACAAGCGGTTACGTGCCAACCGATTTCTTTTCGATCCAATTGAACAAAAGATTTAAAACCAGCAGAAGGATTGAGGGATAGTTCTTTGATTCCGTATTCTCGGAATGTTTCTACTTCTTGTAATTTGATTTTTAATTCTTCTTTTGTATTGGGATCTTGTAGAACGGATTGAATGGATTTTCGTTTTAATAAAATGTCTAGTTGTCCGGTTCCTAAATGCCAAAGATAACTTACACAATTTTCGAACGTGAAACAAAGTAAAGTTAAGAATAAGATATTATAGAATCGAATTGTAGTTTTAGATTTACGTTTGTTTATAGAAGTAAAAAAATTGAATTTAGGTTCTAACATGGAATGGATACGTTCTCTCCCCGTCTTTAACGGAATTCTTTTAGCCGTTCTGATTTTGATTCTGATTTTTCCAAAGGATTGTTCGTTGTCTTCTATTTTCTATGGTAAAAAACCGATCAGCCCTAGAGAACAGAAGAGCGCGATCGAAATTCAAAATTCTTTTAGAAATGTTTATCGTCTTGCAAAGGATTCCGTGGTTTCCATTCGAACAAAAAAAAGTGAATCGATTACAAGTCCTTATCACTATTTTGATTTTAGAAACGAAAGACTCGCTTCTTTTGGGAGCGGATTTTTTGTTCATGAAAAAGGTTATATAGTCACGAACTATCACGTGATCGAAGACGCGGAAAGTATAGAAGTAATTACTTCCAACGGAAGCGTTCATCCCGCAAAATATATAGGAAGTCACGAAAGGGCAGACATCGCACTTTTAAAAATCAGGGAAGGTTCTGGATTGCGCGCGGTTGTATTTGGAGATTCGGATCGGATTGAAGTAGGAGACTGGGCGATAGCGATTGGTTCTCCTTTTGGTTTAGAACGTTCCTTTAGCGTAGGAGTTGTTTCGGCCAAATATAGGGAGGATTTAGATGAGACCGGACAGACTCATATTCAAACCGATAGTATGATCAATCCGGGTAGCAGTGGCGGACCTCTTTTGAATATCTACGGAGAAGTTATCGGAATCAACCGATTGATTCGAAGTGAAACTGGTCGTAACTCCGGTATCGGTTTTGCAATTCCAAGCAACTATGCTTTGAAGATTATACGAATGATAGAGTCCAATCAAGGCAGACATATTCGTTCCGCGATTTTAGGAGTGATGGCAACTGTTCCACTTCCGGATCATAGAATTGCTCTTGGAATTCCAGAGTCTTGGAATGGGGTTCTCGTTTATGATATGGATCCACAGTCTTCTGCTGAATTAGGTGGAATTAAACGTTACGATTTTATTCTAGAAGCGAATGGAATACAGATCAAAAATATTAATGATTTACGAGAACAGGTTGGAATAGTAGGACTTGGGGGCAAGATCAAGCTACGTATCTACCGGGAAAAATCGATGCAGGAACTTTCGGTAAAGTTGATTCAGAAATAAATGGATAAGAATTTTTTAGAGGAAAAAGAGAAGACTGGATGAGAAGAAACATCGTTCACAGCGGAGCAGACGCTCTGATCTATGAAATCAGACAGATCGTAGCCGTCGCAAAAAAATTAGAAGCACTGGGGCTTCAGATTACTTACGAAAACATAGGAGATCCCATCTTAAAAGGAGAATCGATTCCAGATTGGATGAAAGAAATAGTTTCCAATCTGATCTTAAAAGACAAATCCTGGGCTTATACGGCCACACAAGGATATGAACCAACTCGTAAGTTCTTAGCAGAAAAAGTGAACGAAAGGAGAGGCGCTCAGATTACAGCGGACGATCTTTTGTTTTTTAATGGACTGGGAGACGCGGTCGCAAAAATTTTCGGTTTTATGAGAAGAGAGGCGAGGGTATTAGGACCAAGCCCGGCGTATTCTACGATTTCTTCTGCGGAAGCGGCGCATAGCGGATATGAACACCTAACGTATAACTTACTTCCGGAGCACAATTGGATGCCGGATCTAGAGGATATGGAAAACAAGGTGAAATACAATGATTCTATAGCTGGAATTTTACTAATCAATCCAGATAATCCTACCGGTGCAGTATATGATAAAAGTTTAATGAAAAAGATAGTGGCGATCTGCGAAAAATACGATCTGATGCTTATCTGTGACGAAACTTATGCACACGTAAATTATTCCGATCATGGTCCACTTCATCTTTCGGAAGTAATCGGAGATAAAGTCCCCGGAATGGCGCTTAGATCCATTTCCAAGGAATTTCCCTGGCCTGGAGGACGTTGCGGATGGTTGGAAATATTTAACAAAGAGAAAGATCCGGTTTTTAGTCGTTACGTAAAATCGCTGTTAGACGCAAAGATGCTCGAAGTATGTTCTACTACTTTGCCGCAGATGGCAATTCCAGAAGTGTATTCTCATCCTGGTTTTATTCCTCATTTAAAAAGAAGAAACGAAAAATTCAAAAAACGTGCACACGTCGCAACCGAATATTTTGCAGGATTAAAAGGGGTCAAGGTAGTAGAGCCAAAAGGAGCTTTTTATCTTACGGTCGCTTTTGACGACGGCGTCTTAAATTCTTTTATGAAGTTGAACGTTGAAAATAAAAAGGCGGACCAATTTATCCAACCTCTATTGGCTTCTGCGGCAAACGACAGAAGGTTTGTATATTATTTACTTGCGTCTACGGGTATTTGTGTGGTTCCTTTATCTGCGTTTTGTACTTTAAAGGACGGATTTCGCGTAACGTTGTTGGAGGAAAACGAGGAAAAATTCAACTGGATTTACAAAACG
This genomic window contains:
- a CDS encoding S1C family serine protease, with amino-acid sequence MEWIRSLPVFNGILLAVLILILIFPKDCSLSSIFYGKKPISPREQKSAIEIQNSFRNVYRLAKDSVVSIRTKKSESITSPYHYFDFRNERLASFGSGFFVHEKGYIVTNYHVIEDAESIEVITSNGSVHPAKYIGSHERADIALLKIREGSGLRAVVFGDSDRIEVGDWAIAIGSPFGLERSFSVGVVSAKYREDLDETGQTHIQTDSMINPGSSGGPLLNIYGEVIGINRLIRSETGRNSGIGFAIPSNYALKIIRMIESNQGRHIRSAILGVMATVPLPDHRIALGIPESWNGVLVYDMDPQSSAELGGIKRYDFILEANGIQIKNINDLREQVGIVGLGGKIKLRIYREKSMQELSVKLIQK
- a CDS encoding pyridoxal phosphate-dependent aminotransferase encodes the protein MRRNIVHSGADALIYEIRQIVAVAKKLEALGLQITYENIGDPILKGESIPDWMKEIVSNLILKDKSWAYTATQGYEPTRKFLAEKVNERRGAQITADDLLFFNGLGDAVAKIFGFMRREARVLGPSPAYSTISSAEAAHSGYEHLTYNLLPEHNWMPDLEDMENKVKYNDSIAGILLINPDNPTGAVYDKSLMKKIVAICEKYDLMLICDETYAHVNYSDHGPLHLSEVIGDKVPGMALRSISKEFPWPGGRCGWLEIFNKEKDPVFSRYVKSLLDAKMLEVCSTTLPQMAIPEVYSHPGFIPHLKRRNEKFKKRAHVATEYFAGLKGVKVVEPKGAFYLTVAFDDGVLNSFMKLNVENKKADQFIQPLLASAANDRRFVYYLLASTGICVVPLSAFCTLKDGFRVTLLEENEEKFNWIYKTLRDKIGEYIASA
- a CDS encoding ankyrin repeat domain-containing protein, giving the protein MNSNLDSPSNRDARKFPKLIYGGVQLWLDAPFTNEIALIFIIIDLPLCIVADTVLLPITIPLTANYYWKLPSTWRSGRLIVKIKKNDIAGVRKLIDLGADINLPYYDKTPLGYAVQEGNVEIVNLLLEKGADPNTEFDNHSLLIFAINQEIKTDKTQKFEITRLLVEKGKADLDISSSEGETPLHIAAGYGNLKLVQSFVEHGADINAKDENDQTPLHKAAIGWNLDVVKFLVHHGANLNSKDDNGQTPLHITTKWNEIKTIQYLLKHGADINSKDNNGQTPLHLAMKWNEIETIEYLLKQGADINSKDDNGQTPLFEAIRWNSIETIQYLLKHGADRNLKNRWGHTPLEHARKLLNQDAVKILEKNP
- a CDS encoding aminopeptidase; its protein translation is MLEPKFNFFTSINKRKSKTTIRFYNILFLTLLCFTFENCVSYLWHLGTGQLDILLKRKSIQSVLQDPNTKEELKIKLQEVETFREYGIKELSLNPSAGFKSFVQLDRKEIGWHVTACYPLKLESYTWWFPIAGTVPYKGYFDLDKTKEEEKELQKKGLDTRIRITAGYSTLGWFEDPIFSSQLEDTKPYEVASLVFHEMAHATVYFPGDSIFNESYASFVEEEGTFHFLESVEGKDSPIKKEILLKKEESQKLKKLLVSTANKLRTLYDSNLNDEKKFEGKKRILEEFKNSLLVSKEEFKTIRIEKLASKNWNNEDFVGYLRYHSGSDFFYKEFEKADRNFSKFQERMKNLIDLSIEERKTLLQTKPAQK